A region of the Acidobacteriota bacterium genome:
CAGCAGCGCCGCGGCCTTGAAGGCGACGCTCCAATCGACGCGTGGCGTCCCCGCCATGACCGGTATCGCGGCGGGCTGGATGTTGCCGGGTGTCCCCGGCGGCAGGGGCGGAGTGGCGGCAGAATCGGCCAAACTCGGATGCACGCGGATCTGTGGGGCGCCGCACGAGGGACAGAATGCTGTCCCTTCGTCGAGCATGGCACCGCAACGATGGCAAGCGGTCTGCATGAGGGGTTCAAGGTAACACGGAGCAGTACGCAGTACCCAGTACGCGGTACGCAGAAAAAACAAAGGCGCACCCTTTCGGGTGCGCCGTTTCGCAGGGCTAAAAGCCGAGGCATTTGGTGGTTGCTGGGTACTGGGTACTGTGTACTGCTCCTACAGAGTGTCGCCCTCGGGATTCTTGCCTACGATCACGCGGACGAGTGCGAACTCCGCGCCGGGCTTGCCGTCTTTGCGCTCGCTGATGGCAACGACTCTCTGGTTACGCTCGGTGCCCATCTTGAATTCCGTGGTCTTGCGGCCGCTGTGGCCGGTCTGCTTGTCGCAGGTGACGGGGCTATCCTCGTCGTCCTTGTCGTTGTTGTCCTTCTTGCCGGAATGGATGTCGACGTCGCCGATGTCGCGGCCCGAGCCGGTGCACTCGATGGTCTTCCCCATCGGCTTCAACTGGTCGCGATACCACGTGACCACTTTGTCAGGCGAGTCGTCGGTCACATAGCTGACCACTGCGACCTTGAGACCGAAGAGGCTGAGCGAGACGGTGGCCTGGTTCTTATCGCCATTCCCTTTATCGTTCGGCTTGAGCGAAGCGCCGGGGTAGACGGGAAGGCCGGTATCCTTGGCTTCGGCCTGGTTCTTCACCTTCAAGTCGCCGAACGGCGTGTTGATCTCGACGCCCTTCTTGCCTTCCTTGTCGGTCTTATTGATCTCGCAACCGGCGAGCGAAAGCAGCAGGGCCGCGCTCGCAACCACGGTGGCTGCGCCGAGTACGCGCCGCAGGGGCGAAGCAGTGAGAGTGGGTCTCGTAAACCATTTAATCCCGTAAGTGGACATTTGATGTTCCTCCCTGGCGGCTGACTGTGACCACGTTTGGCCGGCCCGCGCCGCCGCCCCCAGCGCCGCGGGCGGCGATACCGGGGATGGTAACCGGCAAGCGTCCGGCCATGGGCGCTTCGCCGAACAGCGCCTTGACCGCCGCGACCTCGGAGACGGCGACGTTCGAATAGGTGCAAACGTAATTCTGTACTTCCGGGAACCCCGACGCCAGATACGGATTCCCCAAGCTGACCAGCACCGTCTTCGCCGCCGCGACCTGCAAGATGGCCTTGACGAGATTCGAGGGGCCTTCCTGCAGTCCGACGGTGTTCACCGCCTTGCCGTTGATGATCACGAACTTGCCGCCGGATGCGACCACGTAGGCCGCCACGATCACCGCATCGGCGCGTTGTGCCAGGTCCACGACCTGCGGCGCCATCGCCGCAGTGTTGCGCGGATCGAGCCAGACCACGCGCGCTCCCGGCACGCGCGCCTTCAGTTGCTGCTCGAAGACGCGTCCGGTCTCGCTGCGCAGGTCCTCGAGCAACAACACCGCGAGCACTGGCGCCGGCGGCGCCTCTACTTGTCCATACGGCAAGGCGGACGCCGTGGTTCCAACCTTCTTAAGCGGCAGCAGCCTGCCGTTGTCGCGGACCAGCGTGATGGCGGCCTGCGCTACCTCCTGACCGAACTGCACATTCTCGGGCTGGGCGAGCACGCGGTCGAGCTGCGCCACATCCACCAGGCGGGCGCGATAGAGTCCGACGGCGGCCTTGGCATTCAGGATCTTGCGCACGCTGGCATCGATCTGCGCTTCGGATATCTCGCCCGCACGCACCGCGGCGACCAGCGCGTTGAAGGCAGCTTCGAGGTCCACCGGCAGCAGCACCATGTCGTTGCCGGCCTTCACCGCCTCGACCGCAGCGCGGCCAGACTGAGGATAAAGCCGGGTGAGCGCGGCCATGTCGAGCGCGTCGGGCACGACCAGTCCCTGGAAGCCAAGCTGGCCTTTGAGCAGGTCGCTGATGATGACGGGCGAAGTGGACGCGACACGATTCGGGTCGGGATCGAGCGCCGGCACAGTGACGTGGGCCACCATCACCGCGTCCACGCCGGCACCGATGGCGGCGCGAAAGGGTACCAGCTCGACGGCATTGAGCCGCGCGCGGTCGCCGGTGACGATGGCGAATTCGAGATGGCTGTCGGTCGAGGTGTCGCCGTGTCCGGGGAAATGCTTGGCGGTGGTGAGCATGCCACCCGCGACCGAGCCGCGGATGTAGCGGGTGACGAGATCACCGACCTGCCGCGGATCCTCCCCGAACGAACGGGTATTGATGATGGGATTGATGGGATTGGAATTCACGTCGGCCACGGGAAAGAAGTTCCACTGCACGCCGAGCGCGCGCGACTCGGTGGCCACGATGCGCGCGAAGCGTTCGACATTCGCGGGATCGCTGCCCGCGGCGAAAGCCATGGCGGAGGGAAACTGCGTCACGCCCTGAAAGCGCATCGAAGGTCCGCGCTCCAAGTCGCCGGCGAAGATGAGCGGGACGTCAGACTCGCGCTGCAGCGCGTTCACCAGCATCGCCGCCTCGTAAGGCTGGTTGCGAAAGACGAAGCCGCTGTCGCTCGGCGCGGTGAGCAGCAGTCCGCCAAGGTGGAAGCGCCGCACCTGCGCCGTCATCTGCTGGAACTCCGGGCTGGCGACGTTCCGGAACTCGACGATGGCGCGCACCATCAGCATCTGCCCGATCTTCTCTTCGAGTGTGAGGCGGCGCAGCGTCTTCTCCGCCCACCGGTCGCCCTCTTTGGTGAGTTGGACGGGCCCAGGCTGCTGGAACTTGTCTTCGCTAAAGGCCGATGTGGAGCAGAGTGTGCAAGCGAGAAGGGAGAGCGCAGTCAGGCGGCGCAGCATGAGACAGCGACGATAACAAATGCAGTCGCTAGTCGCTAGTCGCTAGTCGCGAGTCGCTGGCCCACCAGCTCAACCGCCTGCTCAGTGATGGCAGCGTCGTCGCCAAAGCCCTTCAGCCAGCAGACATCCGGTTCGCGGCGGAACCACGTGAGCTGCCGCTTGGCATAGTTGCGGTGCGACTGCTGCGCCGCCCAGATGGCGAGCTTGCGGTCGCTCTCGCCGCGCAAGAGTTGCATCGCTTGCTTGTACCCGAGCGAAGCGAGTGGCCGCGCGGCCTCGCCATACTTCTCGAGCAGGGCCTTGGTTTCTTCCACCAGGCCGCGCTCGAACATCTGCGCGGCGCGCTGGTTGAGCCGGGCGTAGAGGGCGTTGCGCTCAGGGTCGAGGCCGAGACGCAGGATGCGGAAGCCGCGCAACGGCTCGCGGCCGGCCTGCCACAGTTCGGTCATCGGACGTCCCGCGGTCAGCGCGACTTCTATCGCGCGGATCAGCTTGGGGACGTCATTTTTGTGGATCTGCCCGGCTGCGCCGGGATCGAGACGCGCGAGCATCTGGTGCAGATGCTGCGGGCCTTTGTCTTTGTCTTGCGCATCGGCACGGAGACGCGCGCGCAGTTCTTCCGAACGCGGTGGTCCAGCGAACAGGCCGTCCAGCAACGCGCGCAGATACAGCCCGGTGCCGCCGACGATGATGGGCAGCTTCTTGCGCTCAGCAATCTCGGCCAACACCTCGCGGGCGCGCCGCGAGTATTCGCCGGCGGTGAACTCTTCGGTGGGCGCGGCGATATCGAAGAGATGGTGCGGCACGCGGGCGCGGTCGTGTTTCGAAGGCTTCGCGGTCCCGATCTCGAACTCGCGATAGATGGCGACCGAGTCGCAGTTGACGATCTCGCCCGAAAACCTCTCCGCCAGCGCGAGCGAGAGTGCCGTCTTCCCGCTGCCGGTGGGGCCAAGGATGACGATGGCGACTGGTTCCTGCAGAGGCGTCACCGCCAGCTCCAATGGATGAGCCGCCAGGAGCGCGCCAGGATGAACAGCAGGATAAGGACGCCGATGGCCACAAGTCCGAGCACGTCATGACGCCGCGCGCGCATCTCGCGATTCTATTACCGGGAGTGGCGCTTACTGCATCTCGTTGCGATCGGGGTTATAGAAGAAGCGGCCGCGGACGGTGAAGTAGTCGCCGCGAAAATCGGTGGGGAGTTGCGGCATGGGGTTGGAAGCGGTGATGGCGCCGAACGCGGCGCGGTCGAGCGAGATGTCTCCGGAAGGCCCGACCAGGCGGACGCCGGTGACCGTGCCATCCTTCAGCACGCTGAACTCGATGACCACCAGCCCCTTCTTGCGCAGCGGCGCGCGCGCGGCTTCCGGGATGAGGTTCATCCAGTTGTTCATGATCTGCAGGCGCATGCGCTGCAGGTAAGGCGCGAAGTCCACGCCGAGGGTGTCGCTGAGCACTTCAAAGTCACCGCGCTGTGCCGTCTTGGCGAAAGCCGGTCCCGAGCCGTAGTCGCCACTCTCACCACCGCCGCCACGCTGCTCTGAAGCGGCGCGCGCTGCCTGCTGGATCACCGCGCCGGCGCTCGCCGGACCGCCGAAATCGGGCAGCGCACGGCCACGTCCGGGAAGCGCGGGAGAATGAAGCTCCGCGATCTGCTGCTGGGTACTCGGCTGCGCGGGTGGACCGGACTGCGGCGCCGGCTGCTGCTGCGGCTGGGGCGCCTGCGGTGACACCGCGTTGGTGGCCGCCGGAGAGGGCGCGCCACGGCGAAGGTTATCCGCCAGCCGGTCGAGCGTCTTGCGGTCGATCGAAGGCGCGCGCGATGACGTCATGCGGTCCTTGTCGCTGATCACGTTCGTCTTCGGGTGCTCGACCAGCTTCTGCTGGTCTGGCGCGAGTTGCAGGTACTGCACCGAATCGTCTTTCGCGAGCAGCTGCCGCGCCGTCAGCACGATGGGGCTGTTCCTGGGCAGCGCCACGATCACGGCCACGATCAACAACACGAACACGATGTGGAGGAGGATGGAGAAACCGGTCAGCGCGACGAAGTGCCGCCACGTCCAGCGTCCCTCGACCTGCTCGAAATGCGGGACGAACGGCTCCACCGGCCGGGGATAAAGGTCGAGCTGCACCTCGCGTTTTTGCGTGGAAACGGTCGCCATCTGTCAGTGCCCAGTACCCGGTACTC
Encoded here:
- a CDS encoding TonB C-terminal domain-containing protein: MATVSTQKREVQLDLYPRPVEPFVPHFEQVEGRWTWRHFVALTGFSILLHIVFVLLIVAVIVALPRNSPIVLTARQLLAKDDSVQYLQLAPDQQKLVEHPKTNVISDKDRMTSSRAPSIDRKTLDRLADNLRRGAPSPAATNAVSPQAPQPQQQPAPQSGPPAQPSTQQQIAELHSPALPGRGRALPDFGGPASAGAVIQQAARAASEQRGGGGESGDYGSGPAFAKTAQRGDFEVLSDTLGVDFAPYLQRMRLQIMNNWMNLIPEAARAPLRKKGLVVIEFSVLKDGTVTGVRLVGPSGDISLDRAAFGAITASNPMPQLPTDFRGDYFTVRGRFFYNPDRNEMQ
- the miaA gene encoding tRNA (adenosine(37)-N6)-dimethylallyltransferase MiaA, whose product is MQEPVAIVILGPTGSGKTALSLALAERFSGEIVNCDSVAIYREFEIGTAKPSKHDRARVPHHLFDIAAPTEEFTAGEYSRRAREVLAEIAERKKLPIIVGGTGLYLRALLDGLFAGPPRSEELRARLRADAQDKDKGPQHLHQMLARLDPGAAGQIHKNDVPKLIRAIEVALTAGRPMTELWQAGREPLRGFRILRLGLDPERNALYARLNQRAAQMFERGLVEETKALLEKYGEAARPLASLGYKQAMQLLRGESDRKLAIWAAQQSHRNYAKRQLTWFRREPDVCWLKGFGDDAAITEQAVELVGQRLATSD
- a CDS encoding glycoside hydrolase family 3 protein, encoding MLRRLTALSLLACTLCSTSAFSEDKFQQPGPVQLTKEGDRWAEKTLRRLTLEEKIGQMLMVRAIVEFRNVASPEFQQMTAQVRRFHLGGLLLTAPSDSGFVFRNQPYEAAMLVNALQRESDVPLIFAGDLERGPSMRFQGVTQFPSAMAFAAGSDPANVERFARIVATESRALGVQWNFFPVADVNSNPINPIINTRSFGEDPRQVGDLVTRYIRGSVAGGMLTTAKHFPGHGDTSTDSHLEFAIVTGDRARLNAVELVPFRAAIGAGVDAVMVAHVTVPALDPDPNRVASTSPVIISDLLKGQLGFQGLVVPDALDMAALTRLYPQSGRAAVEAVKAGNDMVLLPVDLEAAFNALVAAVRAGEISEAQIDASVRKILNAKAAVGLYRARLVDVAQLDRVLAQPENVQFGQEVAQAAITLVRDNGRLLPLKKVGTTASALPYGQVEAPPAPVLAVLLLEDLRSETGRVFEQQLKARVPGARVVWLDPRNTAAMAPQVVDLAQRADAVIVAAYVVASGGKFVIINGKAVNTVGLQEGPSNLVKAILQVAAAKTVLVSLGNPYLASGFPEVQNYVCTYSNVAVSEVAAVKALFGEAPMAGRLPVTIPGIAARGAGGGGAGRPNVVTVSRQGGTSNVHLRD